One window of Solwaraspora sp. WMMA2056 genomic DNA carries:
- the murA gene encoding UDP-N-acetylglucosamine 1-carboxyvinyltransferase, with translation MTDDVLIVHGGTPLHGQIRVRGAKNLVSKAMVAALLGDEPSRLYDVPRIRDVEVVRGLLELHGVKVSDGAEDGELLLDPANVESASFDQINVHAGSSRIPILFCGPLLHRLGHAFIPDLGGCHIGPRPIDFHMQALREFGAVVEKTPQGLHLTAPNGLHGTKFELPYPSVGATEQVLLTAVLADGVTELRNAAVEPEIIDLICVMQKMGAIIKVHTDRVIEIHGVPRLGGYSHRPIPDRIEAASWAAAALATGGDVNVLGAQQADMMTFLNVFRSVGGAYEVTDARPPRVGSTGQEGGIRFWHPGNELRAVALETDVHPGFMTDWQQPLVVALTQARGLSIVHETVYEQRLGYTEALNTMGATIQVYRECLGGTPCRFGRRNFKHSAVIAGPSKLHAADLVIPDLRAGFSHLIAALAAEGTSRVYGVDLINRGYEDFEAKLADLGAHVERP, from the coding sequence TTGACCGACGACGTCCTGATCGTGCATGGCGGCACTCCGCTGCACGGACAGATCCGGGTCCGAGGTGCCAAGAATCTCGTCTCCAAGGCGATGGTGGCCGCCCTGCTCGGTGACGAGCCGAGCCGGCTGTACGACGTACCGCGGATCCGCGACGTCGAGGTCGTGCGCGGTCTGCTCGAACTGCACGGAGTCAAGGTCAGCGACGGCGCCGAGGACGGCGAACTGCTGCTGGACCCGGCAAACGTGGAGAGCGCCTCGTTCGACCAGATCAACGTGCACGCCGGATCCAGCCGGATCCCGATCCTGTTCTGTGGTCCGCTGCTGCACCGGCTCGGCCACGCCTTCATCCCGGACCTCGGCGGCTGCCACATCGGCCCGCGCCCGATCGACTTCCACATGCAGGCGCTGCGCGAGTTCGGCGCGGTCGTCGAGAAGACCCCGCAGGGGCTGCACCTGACCGCCCCGAACGGGCTGCACGGCACCAAGTTCGAGCTGCCGTACCCGAGTGTCGGCGCCACCGAGCAGGTGCTGTTGACCGCGGTGCTCGCCGACGGCGTCACCGAGCTGCGCAACGCCGCCGTCGAGCCGGAGATCATCGACCTGATCTGCGTCATGCAGAAGATGGGCGCGATCATCAAGGTGCACACCGACCGGGTCATCGAGATCCACGGGGTGCCCCGGCTCGGCGGCTACTCGCACCGGCCGATCCCGGACCGGATCGAGGCGGCGAGCTGGGCGGCGGCGGCGCTGGCCACCGGCGGCGACGTCAACGTGCTCGGTGCCCAGCAGGCCGACATGATGACCTTCCTGAACGTCTTCCGCTCGGTCGGCGGCGCCTACGAGGTCACCGACGCCCGGCCGCCCCGGGTCGGCAGCACCGGCCAGGAGGGTGGCATCCGCTTCTGGCACCCCGGCAACGAGCTGCGGGCGGTCGCCCTCGAGACCGACGTGCACCCCGGATTCATGACCGACTGGCAGCAGCCGCTGGTCGTCGCGCTGACCCAGGCGCGGGGGCTGTCGATCGTCCACGAGACGGTGTACGAGCAGCGGCTGGGCTACACCGAGGCGCTCAACACGATGGGCGCGACGATCCAGGTCTACCGGGAGTGCCTGGGCGGTACCCCGTGCCGGTTCGGTCGGCGCAACTTCAAGCACTCGGCGGTCATCGCCGGCCCGAGCAAGCTGCACGCCGCGGACCTGGTCATCCCGGATCTGCGGGCCGGGTTCAGCCATCTGATCGCCGCACTCGCCGCCGAGGGCACCTCGCGGGTGTACGGCGTCGACCTGATCAACCGCGGGTACGAGGACTTCGAGGCGAAGTTGGCCGATCTCGGCGCCCACGTCGAACGCCCCTGA
- a CDS encoding DUF3043 domain-containing protein translates to MPSLFRRKAAADVVEADRPEDDLPTPEESGSDRPRGYTPSKKELGVVTPKRPAAGRRPAGDAKPLTKQEAREQRRARRAAISEEFRREGGPRDRAPERGLARDVVDSRRTVGTWFFGGALLVLIGSGPTMPPVVQLGSNLLWVTLALAVVVDSVLISRRIRKLVRQRFPKSTERMGGLYFYAIMRAMTFRRMRTPVPRVQLGDKI, encoded by the coding sequence GTGCCGTCGCTGTTTCGCCGCAAAGCCGCCGCCGATGTCGTGGAAGCCGACCGACCGGAGGACGACCTCCCCACGCCTGAGGAGTCCGGCTCGGACCGCCCCCGGGGCTACACGCCGAGCAAGAAGGAGCTCGGGGTGGTCACCCCGAAGCGTCCGGCCGCCGGCCGACGGCCGGCCGGGGACGCGAAGCCGCTGACCAAGCAGGAGGCCCGTGAGCAACGGCGGGCCCGGCGGGCGGCGATCTCCGAGGAGTTCCGGCGGGAGGGTGGCCCCCGCGACCGCGCCCCCGAACGGGGACTCGCCCGCGACGTGGTCGATTCCCGCCGTACCGTCGGCACCTGGTTCTTCGGTGGCGCGCTGCTGGTGCTGATCGGTTCGGGACCGACCATGCCGCCGGTGGTGCAGTTGGGCTCGAACCTGCTCTGGGTGACCCTGGCGCTGGCCGTCGTCGTCGACTCGGTGCTGATCTCCCGCCGGATCCGCAAGCTGGTCCGGCAACGGTTCCCGAAGTCGACGGAGCGGATGGGTGGCCTGTACTTCTACGCCATCATGCGGGCGATGACGTTCCGCCGGATGCGCACCCCGGTGCCCCGGGTGCAGCTCGGCGACAAGATCTGA
- a CDS encoding AzlD domain-containing protein: MTVLAVVLALAVDTYAFRVTGVLLADRLTLPAPLRRLLPIAAATLLAALAATAALTESAGFAGYARPVGVLVGVVLACRRAPFILVVVAAAATTAVLRLLGVP; this comes from the coding sequence ATGACGGTGCTCGCCGTCGTGCTGGCGCTGGCCGTCGACACGTACGCCTTCCGGGTGACCGGCGTCCTGCTGGCCGACCGGCTGACGCTGCCCGCCCCGCTGCGCCGGCTGCTGCCGATCGCGGCGGCGACCCTGCTGGCGGCGCTCGCCGCGACCGCCGCGCTGACCGAGTCCGCCGGATTCGCCGGTTACGCCCGCCCCGTCGGTGTGCTGGTCGGGGTGGTCCTGGCATGCCGACGCGCGCCGTTCATCCTGGTGGTGGTGGCTGCCGCCGCGACCACGGCGGTGCTGCGGCTGCTCGGCGTGCCGTGA
- a CDS encoding XRE family transcriptional regulator produces MDRWSVHVLRDLPLTAIPHAVRRERDRAGLSLTELARRAGIAKSTLSQLESGSGNPSVETVWSLAVALGIPFSRLIEPPSPAVRVVRAGDGPGLRSEHSDFVSTLLSAAAGTVRRDLHLVRVEPGTARVATAHLPGSVEHLVVATGRLRTGPVDQLVDLDVGDYVSFTADQPHLYQAMTAGTSAVLIMEYR; encoded by the coding sequence ATCGACCGATGGAGCGTACATGTCCTCCGAGACCTCCCACTGACGGCGATCCCGCACGCCGTACGCCGGGAACGGGACCGGGCCGGTCTGTCCCTGACCGAACTGGCCCGGCGGGCCGGCATCGCCAAGTCGACGCTGTCGCAACTCGAATCGGGCAGTGGCAATCCCAGCGTGGAGACCGTCTGGTCGCTCGCGGTCGCCCTCGGGATCCCGTTCAGCCGGCTCATCGAGCCGCCCAGCCCGGCGGTGCGGGTCGTCCGGGCCGGCGACGGGCCAGGACTACGCTCCGAACACTCCGACTTCGTCAGCACCCTGCTCTCGGCGGCGGCCGGCACGGTACGACGTGACCTGCACCTGGTCCGTGTCGAGCCCGGCACCGCGAGGGTCGCCACCGCACATCTGCCCGGCAGCGTGGAGCATCTGGTCGTAGCGACCGGACGGCTGCGTACCGGCCCCGTCGACCAGCTGGTCGACCTCGACGTCGGTGACTACGTGAGCTTCACCGCCGACCAGCCACACCTCTACCAGGCGATGACGGCCGGAACCTCCGCCGTGCTGATCATGGAGTACCGGTAG
- a CDS encoding AzlC family ABC transporter permease produces the protein MAGPTRLRDIAAVAAAVGAVGASFGAIATAAGLPGWLAVAMSVLVFAGGAQFMAVGLLAAGAPVAAVAAGLLLNARHLPFGLALAPVIGERWWQRLVGSHLLTDEAVAFTLAEPDPARRHRSFWLTAPAIFLCWNVGTVLGVWLGTTVADPADLGLDAAFPAGLLALLLPALREPTVRRCALVGAGVAVLTTPVLPAGLPVLLALVGLVTLALPGRRRRPAPPQEVR, from the coding sequence GTGGCGGGCCCGACCCGGCTCCGCGACATCGCCGCCGTGGCGGCTGCGGTGGGAGCCGTCGGAGCCTCGTTCGGCGCGATCGCCACCGCCGCCGGCCTGCCCGGCTGGCTGGCCGTGGCGATGTCGGTCCTGGTCTTCGCCGGCGGGGCGCAGTTCATGGCGGTCGGCCTGCTCGCCGCCGGCGCCCCAGTGGCGGCGGTCGCCGCCGGCCTGCTGCTCAACGCCAGGCACCTGCCGTTCGGTCTCGCGCTCGCCCCGGTCATCGGGGAGCGCTGGTGGCAGCGGCTGGTCGGCAGCCACCTGCTCACCGACGAGGCGGTCGCGTTCACGCTCGCCGAGCCCGACCCGGCCCGGCGACACCGCAGCTTCTGGCTGACCGCGCCAGCGATCTTTCTCTGTTGGAACGTCGGCACCGTACTCGGCGTCTGGCTCGGCACCACCGTCGCCGACCCGGCCGACCTGGGCCTGGATGCGGCATTCCCGGCCGGCCTGCTCGCCCTGCTGCTGCCGGCGCTGCGGGAACCGACCGTACGGCGGTGTGCGCTGGTCGGTGCCGGTGTCGCCGTACTCACCACCCCGGTGCTGCCCGCCGGCCTGCCGGTCCTGCTCGCCCTCGTCGGTCTGGTGACGCTCGCCCTACCCGGTCGCCGTCGCCGCCCGGCCCCACCGCAGGAGGTCCGATGA